A genomic stretch from Gorilla gorilla gorilla isolate KB3781 chromosome 20, NHGRI_mGorGor1-v2.1_pri, whole genome shotgun sequence includes:
- the PRR19 gene encoding proline-rich protein 19 isoform X2, with the protein MDTQGPVSQPFQQPEKPGRVRRRKTRRERNKALVGSRRPLAHHDPPVAIRDPPVVPTASKLVVITQGRLSREHRGLFNHEVKSLDVARLLSSGTLVPGSPTLPAKPSPSPGRAQEPAPQSRDKENQVPGGSGPGPPSSPELSGVGQLLAELQCQLSLPQAFPRRNLIQDARDAIVHTLQACHGCVPDLALVLQGCQPPLPGAKPGVSERKMTPFWINSPDQVPEQERQRKQQGTKEFTFPMPYTSSMPTAHRGSLAPPRGPWPPHFPSLSSPSGTAWGPPTAFDLLKSIWLVATPPPPRPWGVGLPQPLPQPSSPLLPRTSVLDWSPSPPSPLPSLSWVVAQSSPEAWSFPPMRLY; encoded by the exons ATGGATACCCAGGGACCAGTCTCCCAGCCTTTTCAGCAGCCTGAGAAACCTGGTCGTGTCCGTCGTCGGAAGACTAGGCGGGAACGTAACAAGGCCCTGGTGGGCAGCCGCCGGCCATTAGCCCACCACGATCCTCCTGTGGCCATTCGGGATCCACCTGTGGTCCCTACTGCCTCCAAGCTCGTGGTCATAACCCAGGGCCGGCTGAGCCGGGAGCACCGGGGTCTCTTCAACCACGAGGTGAAATCCCTAGATGTTGCAAGGCTGCTTAGCAGTGGGACCCTGGTGCCAGGCAGCCCCACACTCCCCGCCAAGCCCTCCCCAAGCCCAGGCAGGGCCCAGGAACCAGCCCCGCAGTCCAGGGACAAAGAGAACCAGGTGCCTGGAGGTTCGGGCCCAGGCCCACCCAGTTCCCCAGAGTTGTCTGGCGTGGGGCAGCTGCTGGCAGAGCTGCAGTGTCAGCTGAGTTTGCCACAGGCCTTCCCCCGGAGGAACCTGATTCAGGATGCCAGGGATGCCATCGTGCACACCTTGCAGGCCTGTCATGGTTGTGTGCCTGACCTTGCCCTGGTGCTTCAGGGCTGCCAGCCACCCTTGCCAG GGGCCAAGCCTGGGGTCTCTGAGAGAAAGATGACACCCTTCTGGATTAATAGCCCTGATCAAGTCCCAGAGCAGGAGAGGCAAAGGAAGCAACAAGGGACAAAGGAGTTCACCTTCCCCATGCCCTACACCTCCAGCATGCCCACTGCACACAGGGGGAGTCTGGCACCGCCAAGAGGTCCCTGGCCACCACACTTTCCCTCACTGTCTTCGCCATCTGGAACAGCCTGGGGTCCCCCAACAGCGTTTGACTTGTTAAAAAGCATCTGGCTGGTAGCCACGCCACCCCCTCCTCGGCCCTGGGGGGTTGGCCTCCCtcagcccctgcctcagccttcatcACCCCTGTTGCCCCGAACCTCTGTCCTGGACTGGAGCCCCAGCCCCCCTTCCCCACTGCCCAGCCTCTCCTGGGTAGTGGCCCAGAGCAGTCCGGAAGCCTGGTCTTTTCCACCCATGAGACTGTACTGA
- the PRR19 gene encoding proline-rich protein 19 isoform X1: MERARACVWGSPRPGTAPGDFESWGHRGKEAIAPHSYVKWEVPGFVGAREDTMDTQGPVSQPFQQPEKPGRVRRRKTRRERNKALVGSRRPLAHHDPPVAIRDPPVVPTASKLVVITQGRLSREHRGLFNHEVKSLDVARLLSSGTLVPGSPTLPAKPSPSPGRAQEPAPQSRDKENQVPGGSGPGPPSSPELSGVGQLLAELQCQLSLPQAFPRRNLIQDARDAIVHTLQACHGCVPDLALVLQGCQPPLPGAKPGVSERKMTPFWINSPDQVPEQERQRKQQGTKEFTFPMPYTSSMPTAHRGSLAPPRGPWPPHFPSLSSPSGTAWGPPTAFDLLKSIWLVATPPPPRPWGVGLPQPLPQPSSPLLPRTSVLDWSPSPPSPLPSLSWVVAQSSPEAWSFPPMRLY, encoded by the exons ATGGAAAGGGCACGCGCATGCGTGTGGGGGAGCCCGAGGCCCGGAACAGCGCCAGGTGACTTCGAGAGCTGGGGTCACCGCGGAAAAGAAGCCATTGCGCCCCACAGCTACGTGAAGTGGGAAGTGCCGGGGTTCGTTGGGGCGAGAGAG GACACCATGGATACCCAGGGACCAGTCTCCCAGCCTTTTCAGCAGCCTGAGAAACCTGGTCGTGTCCGTCGTCGGAAGACTAGGCGGGAACGTAACAAGGCCCTGGTGGGCAGCCGCCGGCCATTAGCCCACCACGATCCTCCTGTGGCCATTCGGGATCCACCTGTGGTCCCTACTGCCTCCAAGCTCGTGGTCATAACCCAGGGCCGGCTGAGCCGGGAGCACCGGGGTCTCTTCAACCACGAGGTGAAATCCCTAGATGTTGCAAGGCTGCTTAGCAGTGGGACCCTGGTGCCAGGCAGCCCCACACTCCCCGCCAAGCCCTCCCCAAGCCCAGGCAGGGCCCAGGAACCAGCCCCGCAGTCCAGGGACAAAGAGAACCAGGTGCCTGGAGGTTCGGGCCCAGGCCCACCCAGTTCCCCAGAGTTGTCTGGCGTGGGGCAGCTGCTGGCAGAGCTGCAGTGTCAGCTGAGTTTGCCACAGGCCTTCCCCCGGAGGAACCTGATTCAGGATGCCAGGGATGCCATCGTGCACACCTTGCAGGCCTGTCATGGTTGTGTGCCTGACCTTGCCCTGGTGCTTCAGGGCTGCCAGCCACCCTTGCCAG GGGCCAAGCCTGGGGTCTCTGAGAGAAAGATGACACCCTTCTGGATTAATAGCCCTGATCAAGTCCCAGAGCAGGAGAGGCAAAGGAAGCAACAAGGGACAAAGGAGTTCACCTTCCCCATGCCCTACACCTCCAGCATGCCCACTGCACACAGGGGGAGTCTGGCACCGCCAAGAGGTCCCTGGCCACCACACTTTCCCTCACTGTCTTCGCCATCTGGAACAGCCTGGGGTCCCCCAACAGCGTTTGACTTGTTAAAAAGCATCTGGCTGGTAGCCACGCCACCCCCTCCTCGGCCCTGGGGGGTTGGCCTCCCtcagcccctgcctcagccttcatcACCCCTGTTGCCCCGAACCTCTGTCCTGGACTGGAGCCCCAGCCCCCCTTCCCCACTGCCCAGCCTCTCCTGGGTAGTGGCCCAGAGCAGTCCGGAAGCCTGGTCTTTTCCACCCATGAGACTGTACTGA